Within Sphingobium sp. KCTC 72723, the genomic segment CATCGAACCGCTGGCCGCAATGGAAAGCGGGATCGGAGTTCAAGGCGATCCGCGACCAGAGCGAGGCCGTGCGAAAATAAGCGCTATGGCTGGTCGGGCGCCTTGGCATCATCGGCAAAGAAATGCTGGATCACGTCCCGCGCCAGCCGGGCCGGGCGCAGCGTGGAAGCATCGATGCAGCACCAGCTGGACTTGACCTCCGCCAGCACATCTTCGCCGCGACGGATGATCGTTTCGTAAAAGGCGCGCGCGCCCTGAACCTTTTCCAGCAGGACGGTCGCAATGACGTCATCGTCGAGGAAAGTGGGCTTGCGGTAAGTGATTTCATGTTTGAGCGCGACCCACAGATGCTGCGCGACCGCTTCGGACGGGGCGAGCGCACGCCAATGGTCCAGCACGGCGGCCTGCACCCATTTAAGATAGCTGGCATTATTGACATGACCCATGAAGTCTATGTCGGCGGCCTCTATCCCGACAGGGTAGAAATGGGGAATCGCGTTACTCACACCGATGTCAATATCACCGCTGCATCGCGTTCGATAGGGGAAAGTCGGGGGCGGAATGCCCGCCCCCGCTCTTACAAGGTTTAGAAGCGATAGCCGACGCTGGCCACGACCTGATGGCGGTCGGTGTCGATGTCGAATTCGCTGCTGGTCGCGCCGTTCATATAGTCGATATGGGCGCTGTCATATTTGGAGTAGCGATATTCGACCTTGGCGAAGGTGTTGGCGTTGATCGCCCGTTCCACGCCGCCACCGATGCGCCAGCCGTCCAGCTTGAACGAGGTGTCGGTCGACTGGTTGGTGTCGGCCGCCAGCACATTGAGCTTGGCATTGGTGTAGCCGCCCTTGACGTAAACCAGCGTATTGGGGTTGGCGAGGATGCCCGCGCGCGCGCCGACATAGAGGTCACGACCCTGGCTGACACGGCCAAAGCCGAACTGGTCGGTCGGGTCGAAACGGTCGCTCTTAGCGGTGGAGTCGGTATATTCGCCCTCCACGCCGACGACCGCGCTGCCCAGATTGACGTCATAACCCGCGCCGACGCCGTAGAGCAGGCCGTCGATCGACTGGTCGTCATTGCCATTATTATTATCCACGTCGCTGCCTGCGCCGACATGGTCATAACCCAAAATGGCTTCGACGCGCGGGCCAGTGAAGGTCGGCGCAATGTCCTGCGCCAAGACGGGCGTGGCGACCGATGCGCCGGCGAGAAGGCTTGCGACCATAAACTTGTTCATATGTAACTCCATTGTCATGCACCCCCGCAGGAGTGAGACGAGGGAAGTCCCGGCGCGCCGGTTTGTTTCATGAACGGGAGATAAACACCTGATTATGTTGCATTAAGGTCACGCTATCGGGTCGGCTCATCGCGATTTCGTGGTATCGCGGCGATGAGTTGAGAAGGGCGGATCAACATTCCACGACATTGACGGCAAGGCCGCCGAGCGATGTTTCCTTATACCGGCTGGCCATGTCCTCGCCCGTCTGGCGCATGGTTTCGATGACTGCGTCGAGGCTGACGATATGGCGGCCATCACCCTGAAGCGCGAGATAGGCGGCATTGATCGCCTTGACCGCCCCCATCGTGTTGCGTTCGATGCAAGGAATCTGGACCAGCCCGCCGATCGGATCGCAGGTCAGGCCCAGATTATGTTCCATGCCGATTTCGGCGGCATTTTCGATCTGGCCATTGGTGCCGCCCAATACGGCGGCAAGGCCAGCCGCCGCCATGGAGCAGGCGACGCCAACTTCGCCCTGACACCCCATTTCGGCGGCAGAGATGGATGCGCGCTTCTTGTAGAGGAAGCCGATGGCAGCGGCAGTCAGCAGGAAGCGGCGTTCGCCATCGCGGTCCGCGCCGGGAACGAAGCGGCGATAATAATGCAGCACGGCGGGAATGACGCCCGCCGCGCCATTGGTGGGTGCCGTAACGACGCGGCCACCAGCGGCATTTTCCTCATTCACGGCCAGCGCGAACAGGCTGACCCATTCGAAAATCTGGGCCGGGCCAAGCGCGTCGCGTTGCAGGCGCAGCCGCTGGTGAATGGCCATGGCGCGGCGGCGGACTTTCAAGCCACCGGGCAGCATTCCCTCCTGCGCCATGCCCCGGTCGATGGAGGCGGACATCGCGTCGATCACGCTGTCGAGGAAGGCGTCGGTTTCGCCCTGTGTGCGCCAGGCGCCTTCGTTGCGCAGGACCAGCGTGGCGATGGACAAGCCAGTGCTTTCGCCCCGCTCAAGCATTTCCGCGCCGGAGGAGAAGGGATAGGGCTGGACCACATTATGGCCGAGCGGGGTGTCGGACGCCGGGGTTCCGGGCAGGACTGCGCCGCCGCCGATGGAATAATAGTCGCAGGTGAACGGGTCAGCCTGCCCCGCGAACCATGCGGAAAAGCGCATGGCGTTGCTGTGCGCTTCAAGAAATTCGCCCTTGTGGAACAGGAGGTCGCGGGCTTCCTCGAACGGCACCCACTGGTCATGGGCGCTGCCCGCGCGGATGCGCCCATCGTTGCGAATGGCGCGCAATATGGCAGGGATGGTGTCAGGATCGACGCTTTCGGGGCGCTCCCCCGACAGGCCGAGCAGGATCGCGCTATCCGTTGCATGGCCATGGCCGGTCAGCGCAAGCGAGCCGTACAGGTCGCACTGCACGCGGACCGGATGGGCGGGCAGCGAGTCCATGAACAGCAGCGCGGCGCGCATCGGGCCGACGGTGTGCGAGCTGGACGGGCCGATCCCAATGGTGAACAGGTCCATCACGCTGATCGCGGCGGCAGCATCCAGACGGGATTTGGTCATGGCTCAATAATCTTTCGACACGCGCACATTGGCGCTTTCGCGGCC encodes:
- a CDS encoding L-serine ammonia-lyase — encoded protein: MTKSRLDAAAAISVMDLFTIGIGPSSSHTVGPMRAALLFMDSLPAHPVRVQCDLYGSLALTGHGHATDSAILLGLSGERPESVDPDTIPAILRAIRNDGRIRAGSAHDQWVPFEEARDLLFHKGEFLEAHSNAMRFSAWFAGQADPFTCDYYSIGGGAVLPGTPASDTPLGHNVVQPYPFSSGAEMLERGESTGLSIATLVLRNEGAWRTQGETDAFLDSVIDAMSASIDRGMAQEGMLPGGLKVRRRAMAIHQRLRLQRDALGPAQIFEWVSLFALAVNEENAAGGRVVTAPTNGAAGVIPAVLHYYRRFVPGADRDGERRFLLTAAAIGFLYKKRASISAAEMGCQGEVGVACSMAAAGLAAVLGGTNGQIENAAEIGMEHNLGLTCDPIGGLVQIPCIERNTMGAVKAINAAYLALQGDGRHIVSLDAVIETMRQTGEDMASRYKETSLGGLAVNVVEC
- a CDS encoding acyl-CoA thioesterase; translated protein: MSNAIPHFYPVGIEAADIDFMGHVNNASYLKWVQAAVLDHWRALAPSEAVAQHLWVALKHEITYRKPTFLDDDVIATVLLEKVQGARAFYETIIRRGEDVLAEVKSSWCCIDASTLRPARLARDVIQHFFADDAKAPDQP
- a CDS encoding outer membrane protein, whose amino-acid sequence is MNKFMVASLLAGASVATPVLAQDIAPTFTGPRVEAILGYDHVGAGSDVDNNNGNDDQSIDGLLYGVGAGYDVNLGSAVVGVEGEYTDSTAKSDRFDPTDQFGFGRVSQGRDLYVGARAGILANPNTLVYVKGGYTNAKLNVLAADTNQSTDTSFKLDGWRIGGGVERAINANTFAKVEYRYSKYDSAHIDYMNGATSSEFDIDTDRHQVVASVGYRF